One genomic window of Streptomyces sp. NBC_01498 includes the following:
- the tap gene encoding telomere-associated protein Tap — MSELFDAVDALLASRAALPPPAERKRLRAAHGLTIDEVATALKVRRATVSGWESGKTEPRPPERDAYARLLEKLAELYPAPADPVLPTPASDAVPPAPVTAAPAPSAARTPATTTDPTPEAGAAPTPTPTPAPENTRPPAPAPVTAPPAASPLPPAPVAAGDPAPAARPVRTAKAASVSTSGRPVTRKAAPAAGPEADTDPRFENGPLAVVDVGADGKTLAYCTGGLVLDVPAKSLPSLVDWTLTEARLGQPKLSGPGKPADPLIVLTRAALERYGLPATLTEEERTAGRIPETHKVVRQLTRADWRLTKRGFGPWARIYRPAQGSERRCVQLCVPSWDALDTRHWGHAGQLPPAELARVLGVYAARVMTPRGSTAVTGLELMTALHPPTHAVRDETTGVFRQADGKTPGSLGVDPVDCAPCEAPDGHPLLADLPRFHVRGPGEKLFEEAYDWARPLTDDECLRRNLVGIDVNMAFAAGANGLPVGLGAPTHVTNPVFDPKLPGSWLVDLSHIDLSRAKVGKEWVELNGTLLPSPFTPKGARPEGPAWYATPTVAYAVELGYEVRPVEAYVRNESGRYLDGWYNRLRDAYLTTMADLGVGVDLSPADFLAAMDGHRGRDPELAIVVSAVKATVKGGLGKLRERPRGEGWKPGRPWRALSRPTWRPDIRAAVISRTRINLHRKIVKHAAFTGQYPVAVLSDCVVYAADGESPLDFLPYREGKPLPGGFKLGVNPGLVKHEGTQSVLWGEGVRERFDAPELNLARYIKDGTVTEQDNGE, encoded by the coding sequence ATGTCCGAGTTGTTCGACGCGGTCGACGCGCTGCTCGCGTCCCGCGCCGCGCTGCCGCCCCCGGCGGAGCGCAAGCGGCTGCGTGCCGCGCACGGGCTGACGATCGACGAGGTGGCCACCGCGCTGAAGGTCCGGCGGGCCACGGTGTCGGGCTGGGAGTCCGGCAAGACCGAGCCCCGGCCCCCGGAACGCGACGCCTACGCGCGGCTGCTGGAGAAGCTCGCGGAGCTCTACCCCGCCCCGGCCGACCCGGTGCTGCCCACCCCGGCTTCGGACGCCGTACCACCGGCCCCCGTCACCGCCGCGCCCGCCCCGTCGGCGGCGCGGACCCCGGCCACGACCACCGACCCGACGCCCGAAGCCGGGGCTGCGCCCACGCCCACGCCCACGCCCGCACCCGAGAACACCCGGCCCCCTGCCCCCGCGCCCGTCACTGCCCCTCCCGCCGCCTCTCCCCTTCCCCCCGCTCCTGTCGCCGCCGGCGACCCGGCGCCCGCAGCGCGTCCGGTGCGCACCGCCAAGGCGGCGTCGGTGTCGACGTCCGGCCGCCCGGTCACGCGAAAGGCGGCCCCGGCCGCCGGCCCGGAGGCCGACACGGACCCCCGGTTCGAGAACGGTCCGCTCGCGGTCGTCGACGTCGGCGCCGACGGGAAGACGCTCGCCTACTGCACCGGCGGCCTGGTCCTGGACGTGCCCGCCAAGTCCCTGCCGTCCCTGGTGGACTGGACGCTCACGGAGGCGAGGCTCGGGCAGCCCAAGCTGTCCGGGCCGGGCAAGCCGGCCGACCCGCTGATCGTGCTCACCCGGGCCGCGCTGGAGCGCTACGGCCTCCCGGCCACGCTCACGGAGGAGGAGCGGACCGCCGGGCGGATCCCGGAGACCCACAAGGTCGTCAGGCAATTGACCCGCGCCGACTGGCGGCTCACCAAGCGCGGCTTCGGGCCGTGGGCGCGGATCTACCGCCCGGCCCAGGGCTCGGAACGCCGGTGCGTGCAGCTGTGCGTCCCGTCGTGGGACGCGCTGGACACGCGGCACTGGGGCCACGCCGGGCAGTTGCCACCGGCGGAACTCGCCCGTGTGCTGGGCGTGTACGCGGCCCGGGTGATGACCCCGCGCGGCTCGACCGCCGTCACCGGCCTGGAACTGATGACCGCTCTGCACCCGCCGACCCACGCCGTACGGGACGAAACGACCGGTGTTTTCCGGCAGGCCGACGGCAAGACCCCGGGCTCGCTGGGCGTGGATCCGGTGGACTGCGCACCGTGCGAGGCCCCGGACGGGCACCCGCTCCTGGCTGACCTGCCGCGCTTCCACGTCCGCGGCCCCGGCGAGAAGCTGTTCGAGGAGGCGTACGACTGGGCGCGTCCGCTCACCGACGACGAGTGCCTGCGCCGCAACCTCGTCGGGATCGACGTGAACATGGCCTTCGCGGCCGGTGCGAACGGGCTGCCTGTCGGTCTCGGTGCGCCGACGCACGTGACGAACCCGGTGTTCGACCCGAAACTCCCCGGCTCGTGGCTGGTCGACCTGTCGCACATCGACCTGTCCCGGGCGAAGGTCGGCAAGGAGTGGGTGGAGCTGAACGGCACGCTGCTGCCGAGCCCGTTCACGCCGAAGGGCGCCCGCCCGGAGGGCCCGGCCTGGTACGCGACACCCACGGTGGCGTACGCGGTGGAGCTCGGCTACGAGGTGCGGCCGGTCGAGGCGTACGTCCGCAACGAGTCCGGCCGTTACCTGGACGGCTGGTACAACCGGCTGCGCGACGCCTACCTGACCACGATGGCCGACCTCGGCGTCGGCGTCGACCTGTCGCCGGCCGACTTCCTGGCGGCGATGGACGGCCACCGCGGCCGTGACCCGGAGCTGGCGATCGTGGTGTCCGCCGTCAAGGCCACTGTGAAGGGCGGCCTGGGCAAGCTGCGGGAACGCCCGCGCGGCGAGGGGTGGAAGCCGGGCCGGCCGTGGCGGGCGCTGTCCCGTCCGACGTGGCGGCCGGACATCCGCGCGGCGGTCATCTCCCGCACCCGGATCAACCTGCACCGGAAGATCGTCAAGCACGCGGCGTTCACCGGGCAGTACCCGGTCGCGGTCCTCTCCGACTGCGTCGTGTACGCGGCCGACGGCGAGAGCCCGCTGGACTTCCTGCCGTACCGGGAGGGCAAGCCGTTGCCCGGCGGCTTCAAACTCGGCGTCAATCCCGGCCTGGTGAAGCACGAGGGCACCCAGAGCGTGCTGTGGGGCGAGGGCGTACGGGAGCGGTTCGACGCCCCTGAGCTCAATCTCGCCCGGTACATCAAGGACGGCACCGTCACCGAGCAGGACAACGGGGAGTAG
- a CDS encoding DUF4097 family beta strand repeat-containing protein: MQTFDTPTPVPVVLDIPAGHIRLVAGDRADTTVEVLPADASNSRDVKAAEETTVGYGEGVLRIERPPAKNRILGSSGFVRVTVHLPAGSPVEAKTASAELRGVGRLGDIDFEGAQGSVTLEGTGSARLTLLAGDIEIGRLDGPAEISTQQGDIRITEATHGRVVLRTEAGQLSVGAAREASAALDARTDHGRISNSLRNNGTTTLDIRATTSYGDITARSL; this comes from the coding sequence ATGCAGACGTTCGACACCCCCACCCCGGTCCCGGTCGTCCTGGACATCCCCGCAGGACACATCCGCCTCGTCGCCGGCGACCGGGCCGACACCACGGTCGAGGTCCTGCCGGCCGACGCCTCGAACAGCCGCGACGTCAAGGCCGCCGAGGAGACCACCGTCGGCTACGGCGAAGGCGTCCTGCGGATCGAGCGCCCGCCGGCGAAGAACCGGATCCTCGGCAGCTCCGGATTCGTCCGGGTGACCGTCCACCTGCCCGCCGGCTCCCCCGTGGAGGCGAAGACGGCCAGTGCCGAACTGCGAGGCGTCGGGCGCCTCGGCGACATCGACTTCGAGGGCGCACAGGGCTCGGTCACGCTCGAAGGCACCGGGAGCGCCCGCCTCACCCTCCTCGCCGGCGACATCGAGATCGGCCGTCTCGACGGCCCCGCCGAGATCAGCACCCAGCAGGGCGACATCCGGATCACCGAAGCCACCCACGGCAGGGTCGTCCTGCGCACCGAGGCCGGCCAACTCTCGGTCGGCGCGGCCCGGGAGGCCTCCGCCGCGCTGGACGCCCGCACCGACCACGGCCGGATCAGCAACAGCCTGAGAAACAACGGCACCACCACCCTCGACATCCGTGCCACCACCTCCTACGGCGACATCACCGCCCGCAGCCTCTGA
- a CDS encoding ABC transporter permease, which yields MSSLSLAVRDSTTMLRRNLLHARRYPSLTLNLLLTPIMLLLLFVYIFGDAMSAGINGGVPDRSAYIAYLVPGLLLMTIGSTVIGTAVSVSTDMSEGIIARFRTMAIHRGSVIVGHVIGSVLQSVASVVLVGLVAVAIGFRSTDASALEWLAAFGLLVLFALALTWIAVGMGLVSPNAEAASNNAMPMILLPLLSSAFTPTESMPGWFRPVAEYQPFTPAIETLRGLLLGTGIGHHGWIALAWCLGLTVLGYRWSTSTFNRDPK from the coding sequence ATGAGCTCCCTGTCCCTCGCCGTACGCGACTCGACCACCATGCTGCGCCGCAACCTCCTGCACGCCCGGCGCTACCCCTCCCTCACCCTGAACCTGCTGCTCACCCCGATCATGCTGCTCCTGCTCTTCGTCTACATCTTCGGCGACGCGATGAGCGCGGGCATCAACGGAGGCGTCCCCGACCGCTCCGCGTACATCGCCTACCTCGTTCCCGGCCTCCTCCTGATGACCATCGGCAGCACCGTCATCGGGACGGCGGTGTCCGTATCCACCGACATGAGCGAGGGCATCATCGCCCGCTTCCGCACGATGGCCATCCATCGCGGTTCGGTGATCGTCGGACACGTCATCGGCAGCGTCCTTCAGTCGGTCGCCAGCGTCGTCCTCGTGGGCCTCGTCGCCGTCGCCATCGGTTTCCGTTCCACCGACGCCTCCGCCCTCGAATGGCTCGCCGCGTTCGGCCTCCTCGTCCTCTTCGCCCTGGCGCTGACCTGGATCGCGGTCGGCATGGGCCTGGTCAGCCCGAACGCGGAGGCCGCCAGCAACAACGCCATGCCCATGATCCTTCTGCCGCTCCTCTCCAGCGCCTTCACCCCCACCGAGTCCATGCCCGGCTGGTTCCGGCCCGTCGCCGAATACCAGCCCTTCACCCCGGCCATCGAGACCCTGCGCGGGCTTCTTCTGGGCACCGGGATCGGCCACCATGGATGGATCGCTCTCGCCTGGTGCCTCGGCCTCACGGTGCTCGGCTACCGCTGGTCCACCTCGACGTTCAACCGCGACCCCAAGTAA
- the tpg gene encoding telomere-protecting terminal protein Tpg encodes MSIIGDGLDAAVRKAFTRPVPKSAGARMRYLVKQLGSTRAVAQMLRVSQRTVERYVKDQIRKPRPDLAARLEHEVKKRWQPQIRARARKRAASTDGIVIDTRARLGYTAPIGSTDQNRIRHLTVALPPHHAARLFEAQEQGASDQRLQEIAAEALKETYFQDGGRRAGSLEEVRFTDIEHLEFDL; translated from the coding sequence ATGAGCATCATCGGGGACGGCCTGGACGCCGCGGTGCGGAAGGCGTTCACCCGGCCCGTGCCGAAAAGCGCGGGCGCGCGGATGCGGTACCTGGTCAAGCAGTTGGGCAGCACGCGGGCGGTCGCGCAGATGCTGCGCGTGTCCCAGCGCACCGTCGAGCGGTACGTGAAGGACCAGATCAGAAAGCCCCGCCCCGACCTCGCCGCCCGCCTGGAGCACGAGGTGAAGAAGCGGTGGCAGCCGCAGATCCGGGCCAGGGCCAGGAAGAGGGCGGCGAGCACCGACGGCATCGTCATCGACACCCGCGCCCGTCTCGGCTACACCGCGCCGATCGGGTCGACGGACCAGAACCGGATCCGGCACCTCACCGTCGCCCTGCCGCCCCATCACGCCGCCCGCCTCTTCGAGGCCCAGGAGCAGGGCGCGTCGGACCAGCGGCTTCAGGAGATCGCGGCCGAAGCCCTGAAGGAGACCTACTTCCAGGACGGCGGACGCCGCGCCGGCTCTCTCGAAGAGGTGCGCTTCACCGACATCGAGCATCTGGAATTCGACCTGTAG
- a CDS encoding alpha/beta fold hydrolase translates to MSGTGSTYVLIPGAWHGGWSWRPVAERLRAAGHRAVCLTLPGLGDGDDPSGIGLVDAVEHVVSEVGRLAVTDVVLVAHSWGGYPAAGAAHRLSDRVAKVVLYAAQIPVRGRSLLDDNPPEAAAMLRGLIDASPTRAIPPSLQFVQGIFMPDAEEETQRVVAELLTPQPGNYFLDALDVPTVTELGIPALYILGEDDHALPRPGAEFAARLGLEPLMIPGTHEGLLTHPDELAEAILNH, encoded by the coding sequence GTGAGCGGAACAGGTTCCACGTACGTGCTGATCCCGGGCGCCTGGCACGGCGGGTGGTCCTGGCGCCCGGTGGCGGAGAGGCTGCGGGCCGCCGGGCATCGCGCGGTCTGCCTCACTCTTCCCGGTTTGGGGGACGGCGACGATCCTTCGGGAATCGGGCTCGTGGACGCGGTGGAGCACGTGGTGTCCGAGGTCGGGAGACTGGCCGTCACCGACGTGGTCCTGGTCGCACACAGCTGGGGCGGCTACCCGGCGGCCGGTGCGGCGCACCGCCTGTCGGACAGGGTGGCGAAGGTCGTCCTCTACGCGGCGCAGATCCCGGTGCGGGGCAGGTCGCTGCTGGACGACAATCCTCCGGAGGCCGCGGCGATGCTGCGCGGGCTCATCGACGCCTCCCCGACGCGGGCGATCCCGCCCAGTCTCCAATTCGTCCAGGGCATCTTCATGCCGGACGCCGAAGAGGAGACGCAGCGCGTGGTGGCGGAACTGCTGACGCCGCAGCCGGGCAACTACTTCCTGGACGCCCTCGACGTTCCCACGGTGACCGAACTCGGCATTCCCGCGCTCTACATCCTCGGCGAGGACGACCACGCGCTGCCCCGGCCCGGCGCGGAGTTCGCGGCGCGGCTGGGCCTGGAACCCCTGATGATTCCGGGAACCCACGAGGGTCTGCTGACCCACCCCGACGAGCTCGCCGAGGCGATCCTGAACCATTGA
- a CDS encoding DUF4097 family beta strand repeat-containing protein has translation MRKFDTPTPITAVVDVPTGRVQIIAADRADTVVEVLPMNASKSRDVKAAEQATVECGDGVLRIDVPVKNQYIGASGSVEVTVRVPTGSRVEGKAGATEFRGVGRLGDVVFDGAYRQIKIDEAASVQLTAHEGTVEVGRLSGPAEITTQRGDIRITEAMGGTVTLRTQQGDISVGAARGVSASLDAGTPYGRISNALRNDGTITLDIRATTSHGDITAHSL, from the coding sequence ATGCGGAAGTTCGACACCCCCACCCCGATCACCGCCGTCGTCGACGTCCCCACGGGGCGGGTCCAGATCATCGCCGCCGATCGGGCCGACACCGTGGTCGAGGTCCTGCCCATGAACGCCTCGAAGAGCCGTGACGTCAAGGCCGCGGAGCAGGCCACGGTCGAGTGCGGCGACGGTGTCCTGCGGATCGACGTCCCGGTGAAGAACCAGTACATCGGTGCTTCCGGATCGGTCGAGGTGACGGTCCGGGTGCCCACCGGCTCCCGGGTCGAGGGGAAGGCGGGCGCCACCGAGTTCCGGGGCGTCGGGCGACTCGGTGACGTGGTCTTCGACGGCGCCTACCGGCAGATCAAGATCGACGAGGCCGCGAGTGTCCAACTCACCGCCCACGAGGGCACGGTCGAGGTCGGCCGCCTGAGCGGCCCGGCGGAGATCACCACTCAGCGGGGCGACATCCGGATCACCGAGGCCATGGGCGGTACGGTCACGCTGCGCACCCAGCAGGGCGACATCTCGGTCGGTGCCGCCCGGGGCGTCTCCGCGTCACTGGACGCCGGCACGCCGTACGGCCGGATCAGCAACGCGCTGCGGAACGACGGCACCATCACCCTCGACATCCGCGCCACCACCTCCCACGGCGACATCACCGCGCACAGTCTCTGA
- a CDS encoding acyltransferase family protein — protein MTRVIPAPVPGPVLPPAAPVAPAPPAAPVRDRMRALDGLRILAALMVCLYHYAGRGGKVTEAWGRSPKELFPDLSALAVYGCLGVQVFFVISGFVICMSSWGRSLGDFFRSRVSRLYPAYWAAIVVVTAACVLMPSVLPPLRPDEVLVNLTMLQQPVGADRVLGVCWTLWVEARFYLLFALFVVWKGVTYRRVVIFCCLWTVAGALAGVTDSPLVDEIVMPEYAPFFVGGLALYLIHRYGGDLLLWGIVATSWLLGQRYALIGLWNPEAVNVFQQRSPLVILLIVTFAYVSVAAVALGWLRRADWRWLTFAGALTYPFYLVHEHLGWFAITVLHRRLGVAPAVTLIASVGTMLVIAWLLHRLVEEPFGPRLKRTMTAQAVRVGARARA, from the coding sequence ATGACTCGAGTGATCCCGGCCCCCGTACCCGGTCCGGTGCTCCCGCCCGCCGCCCCGGTGGCCCCCGCTCCGCCCGCCGCGCCGGTCCGCGACCGTATGCGCGCGCTCGACGGACTGCGTATCCTCGCCGCCCTGATGGTCTGTCTGTACCACTACGCGGGCCGGGGCGGGAAGGTCACCGAGGCATGGGGCCGGTCGCCGAAGGAACTCTTCCCGGACCTGTCCGCGCTGGCCGTCTACGGCTGCCTGGGTGTCCAGGTGTTCTTCGTGATCAGCGGCTTCGTCATCTGCATGAGCAGCTGGGGGCGTTCGCTCGGGGACTTCTTCCGCTCCCGGGTGTCGCGGCTCTATCCCGCGTACTGGGCGGCGATCGTGGTGGTCACCGCGGCCTGCGTGCTGATGCCGTCGGTGCTGCCGCCGCTCCGGCCGGACGAGGTGCTGGTCAATCTGACCATGCTTCAGCAGCCGGTCGGCGCGGACCGGGTGCTCGGTGTGTGCTGGACGCTCTGGGTGGAGGCCCGCTTCTACCTGCTCTTCGCGCTGTTCGTGGTGTGGAAGGGCGTGACCTACCGGCGGGTGGTGATCTTCTGCTGTCTGTGGACGGTGGCCGGAGCGCTCGCGGGGGTCACGGACAGCCCACTCGTCGACGAGATCGTGATGCCGGAGTACGCGCCCTTCTTCGTCGGCGGGCTCGCGCTCTACCTGATCCACCGGTACGGCGGGGATCTGCTGCTCTGGGGGATCGTCGCGACCAGTTGGCTTCTCGGTCAGCGTTACGCCCTGATCGGCCTCTGGAACCCGGAGGCGGTCAACGTCTTCCAGCAGCGCTCGCCGCTGGTGATCCTGCTGATCGTCACCTTCGCCTATGTGTCGGTGGCGGCCGTGGCGCTGGGCTGGCTGCGCCGGGCCGACTGGCGCTGGCTGACCTTCGCGGGGGCGCTGACCTACCCGTTCTATCTGGTGCACGAACATCTGGGCTGGTTCGCGATCACCGTGCTCCACCGGCGTCTGGGGGTCGCGCCGGCGGTGACCCTGATCGCCTCGGTCGGGACCATGCTGGTGATCGCCTGGCTGCTGCACCGGCTGGTGGAGGAGCCGTTCGGCCCTCGTCTCAAGCGCACGATGACGGCTCAGGCGGTCCGGGTGGGCGCGCGGGCCCGCGCCTGA
- a CDS encoding ATP-binding cassette domain-containing protein produces the protein MTDLAIAAHGLRKSYGDKTVLDGVDLTVPTGTVFALLGPNGAGKTTAVKILSTLVTADAGDVRVAGHDLAEDPQAVRRAIGVTGQFSAVDGLITGEENMLLMADLHHLTKSEGRRAAAELLERFDLADAAKKPASTYSGGMKRRLDIAMTLVGDPRIIFLDEPTTGLDPRSRHTMWQIIRGLVARGVTVFLTTQYLDEADELADRIAVLNNGRIAAQGTAEELKRLIPGGHVRLRFTDPSTYRSAATTLPDAVHDDEALALQIPSDGSQRALRTLLDRLDTAGIEADELNLHTPDLDDVFFALTGTAVPAQKNNQAEEAVR, from the coding sequence ATGACCGACCTGGCGATCGCGGCGCACGGGCTGCGCAAGTCCTACGGCGACAAGACCGTCCTCGACGGCGTCGACCTGACCGTTCCCACCGGTACCGTCTTCGCCCTGCTCGGCCCCAACGGTGCCGGCAAGACCACCGCCGTGAAGATCCTCTCCACCCTCGTCACCGCCGACGCCGGGGACGTGCGCGTCGCCGGACACGACCTGGCCGAGGACCCGCAGGCCGTACGCCGCGCGATCGGGGTGACCGGGCAGTTCTCGGCGGTCGACGGCCTGATCACCGGCGAGGAGAACATGCTCCTCATGGCCGACCTGCACCACCTGACCAAGTCCGAGGGGCGGCGGGCCGCCGCCGAACTCCTGGAGCGCTTCGACCTGGCCGACGCCGCGAAGAAGCCCGCCTCCACCTACTCCGGCGGCATGAAACGCCGCCTGGACATCGCCATGACCCTGGTCGGCGACCCCCGCATCATCTTCCTCGACGAGCCCACCACCGGCCTCGACCCCCGCTCCCGCCACACCATGTGGCAGATCATCCGCGGCCTGGTCGCCCGCGGCGTCACCGTCTTCCTCACCACCCAGTACCTGGACGAGGCCGACGAACTCGCCGACCGCATCGCCGTGCTCAACAACGGAAGGATCGCCGCCCAGGGCACCGCCGAGGAACTCAAACGGCTCATCCCCGGCGGGCACGTACGCCTCCGCTTCACCGACCCGTCCACGTACCGGTCCGCCGCCACCACCCTGCCCGACGCCGTCCACGACGACGAGGCACTCGCCCTCCAGATCCCCAGCGACGGCAGCCAGCGCGCCCTGCGCACCCTCCTCGACCGGCTCGACACGGCCGGCATCGAGGCTGACGAACTCAACCTGCACACCCCCGACCTCGACGACGTCTTCTTCGCCCTCACCGGCACCGCCGTACCCGCCCAGAAGAACAACCAGGCCGAGGAGGCCGTCCGATGA
- a CDS encoding helix-turn-helix domain-containing protein — protein MPGGRLTQKDRQQIALGLADGLAYAEIARGLDRPTSTVTREVMRNGGPTGYRADLAHRATEQRAHRRKPAASRTSEPALQPHGRDPEAVAAYEEQFTTVMMRSGLPKMMARVMVALLMTDAGSLTAAELAQRLQVSPATISKSITFLESQTLVRRERDERRRERYAVDGDLWYQSMIASVQSLVQQVEIAREGVGVLGSGTPAAVRLENVARFLDFVAESLARAAEQAREVLNTKAETPPDTTDTPG, from the coding sequence ATGCCGGGAGGCAGGCTCACCCAGAAGGACCGCCAGCAGATCGCACTGGGACTGGCCGACGGCCTCGCCTACGCGGAGATCGCCAGGGGACTCGACCGGCCGACGTCGACGGTGACGCGTGAGGTGATGCGCAACGGCGGTCCCACCGGGTACCGCGCGGACCTGGCCCACCGCGCCACGGAACAGCGTGCCCACCGGCGCAAGCCCGCCGCGTCCCGTACTTCGGAACCGGCCCTCCAGCCGCACGGGCGAGACCCGGAGGCCGTCGCCGCGTACGAGGAGCAGTTCACCACGGTCATGATGCGGTCGGGCCTGCCCAAGATGATGGCCCGGGTCATGGTCGCCCTGCTCATGACCGACGCCGGCAGCCTGACGGCGGCCGAGCTCGCCCAGCGCCTCCAGGTCAGCCCGGCGACGATCTCCAAGTCGATCACCTTCCTGGAGAGCCAGACCCTCGTCCGCAGGGAACGCGACGAACGCCGCCGCGAGCGCTACGCCGTCGACGGCGACCTCTGGTACCAGTCGATGATCGCCAGCGTCCAGTCCCTCGTCCAGCAGGTCGAGATCGCACGTGAGGGTGTCGGCGTCCTCGGCTCCGGCACCCCGGCCGCCGTCCGCCTGGAGAATGTCGCCCGCTTCCTCGACTTCGTCGCCGAGAGCCTCGCCCGAGCGGCGGAACAGGCCCGCGAGGTCCTCAACACGAAAGCCGAGACGCCCCCGGACACCACCGACACCCCGGGTTAG
- a CDS encoding SDR family NAD(P)-dependent oxidoreductase — protein MTGQLAGKTALVTGASRGIGRGIAQRLARDGARVAVHYGSSTEEARKTVELIEAAGGQAFSLRSEFGKPGDAETLWSAFDEQASEVDVLVNNAGTSAPVPGSIDDVGPADFDRLVAINLKAPFYVTKLALERMRDGGRVINVTSASAYMAHPRQIVYSMAKAALMQFTQSLAWGDLALRGITVNAVAPGFVETELSSWHKDVATRQRLATLNTARRLGVPADVADVVAFLATDDSRFINGQSLDVSGGLMLGGPALTLQEPWAPAGSAPPGSAPPGSAPPGSAAPG, from the coding sequence ATGACGGGACAGCTCGCCGGAAAGACCGCCCTCGTCACCGGGGCGAGCCGAGGAATAGGCCGGGGAATCGCTCAGCGCCTGGCCCGGGACGGGGCACGTGTGGCGGTGCACTACGGAAGCAGCACGGAAGAAGCACGGAAGACTGTCGAGCTGATCGAAGCGGCCGGAGGCCAGGCGTTCTCGCTGAGGTCCGAATTCGGAAAGCCGGGCGACGCCGAAACCCTGTGGTCCGCGTTCGACGAACAGGCTTCCGAAGTCGACGTGTTGGTCAACAACGCGGGAACCTCGGCCCCCGTACCGGGAAGCATCGACGATGTCGGCCCGGCCGACTTCGACCGCCTCGTGGCGATCAATCTCAAGGCGCCCTTCTACGTGACCAAACTCGCGCTGGAAAGAATGCGGGACGGCGGTCGCGTCATCAACGTGACGTCGGCGTCCGCGTATATGGCCCATCCGCGGCAGATCGTATATTCCATGGCCAAGGCCGCCCTGATGCAGTTCACCCAGTCTCTTGCCTGGGGCGATCTCGCACTGCGCGGCATCACGGTCAACGCGGTGGCACCCGGTTTTGTCGAAACGGAACTCTCCAGTTGGCACAAGGACGTTGCCACCAGACAACGGCTCGCCACTTTGAACACCGCCCGGCGACTCGGAGTTCCCGCCGACGTCGCGGACGTAGTGGCCTTTCTCGCCACCGACGACTCACGATTCATCAACGGACAGTCGCTGGATGTCAGCGGCGGCCTGATGCTCGGTGGACCGGCACTCACTCTCCAAGAGCCCTGGGCCCCGGCCGGTTCAGCCCCACCCGGTTCAGCCCCACCCGGTTCAGCCCCACCCGGCTCAGCCGCACCCGGTTAG